One window of Quercus robur chromosome 5, dhQueRobu3.1, whole genome shotgun sequence genomic DNA carries:
- the LOC126725112 gene encoding NDR1/HIN1-like protein 6, translated as MADRVYPSSKPATNGTAAPTATASNGAFPATKAQLYGATRPAYRPQPHNRRRQHSRSCCCSCCIWLTFFLLLLILLVAIAGAIVYVLYRPHRPTFSVSNLKVSYLNVTSSSTIKSKFDLDITAKNPNKKLGYIYDTITVSLLSNDIDIGDSTIPAFVQGKKETTVLKADITNTGKTLDSGSVSTLKTGLKSKSGIPLKIEIDTKVKAKMGGLKTPKVGIRVTCDGITATVPTGKKAATASTSASKCKVDIRIKIWKWTF; from the coding sequence ATGGCAGACAGGGTTTATCCCTCGTCTAAACCTGCCACCAATGGTACCGCTGCTCCTACCGCCACCGCCAGCAACGGCGCATTCCCCGCCACCAAGGCCCAACTCTACGGCGCCACACGCCCCGCCTACCGCCCACAACCCCACAACCGCCGCCGCCAACACAGCCGTAGCTGCTGCTGCTCCTGTTGCATCTGGCTAACCttctttctcctcctcctcatccTCCTCGTAGCCATTGCAGGTGCCATTGTCTACGTCCTCTACCGCCCCCACCGCCCTACTTTCTCTGTCAGCAACCTCAAAGTCTCGTACCTCAACGTAACTTCATCCTCAACCATAAAATCCAAGTTTGACCTAGACATCACAGCCAAGAACCCTAACAAAAAGCTTGGTTACATCTACGACACTATCACCGTCTCTTTACTCTCCAACGATATTGATATTGGTGATTCAACCATACCTGCCTTCGTGCAAGGCAAAAAGGAGACGACCGTTTTGAAGGCTGACATAACAAACACTGGCAAAACACTTGACAGTGGTTCTGTTAGTACTTTGAAGACGGGCTTGAAGAGCAAGAGTGGTATTCCATTGAAGATAGAGATTGACACAAAGGTGAAGGCCAAGATGGGAGGGTTGAAGACCCCAAAGGTTGGAATAAGGGTTACTTGTGATGGAATTACAGCTACTGTTCCTACTGGAAAAAAAGCAGCAACTGCATCCACTTCTGCTTCTAAGTGCAAGGTTGACATCAGAATCAAGATTTGGAAATGGACTTTCTAA